In Asanoa sp. WMMD1127, one genomic interval encodes:
- the lon gene encoding endopeptidase La, whose amino-acid sequence MATLPVLPLTDAVLLPGMTIPVTLDNNTQAAVDAARAAGDNRVLAVPRVDGEYGSIGVEALIEKVGRLPSGEPAAVIRGLSRARIGSGVPGPGAALWVEATELTETPPAGKARELASEYKALVKSVLQQRGAWQVIDAVERMTDLSELADSAGYAPWLTLEQKIELLGAPDVTARLELLVGWVRDYLAEQEVTERITNDVREGLEKSQREFLLRQQLAAIRKELGEDEPDGSADYRSRVEAADLPEKVREAAMREVGKLERASDQSPETSWIRTWLDTVLEMPWSTRTDDNTDLKAAREVLDADHAGLADVKDRILEYLAVRNRRAERNLQVVGGRGSGAVLALGGPPGVGKTSLGESVARALGRKFVRVSLGGVRDEAEIRGHRRTYVGSAPGRIVRALREAGSMNPVVLLDEVDKLAVGYSGDPAAALLEVLDPAQNHTFRDHYLEVDLDLSDVLFLATANVVENIPGPLLDRMELVTLDGYTEEEKVAIGRDHLWPRQVERAGLAADEVSITDAALGAIAGEYTREAGVRQLERALAKVLRKVAVALASESAPIRVDETDLVRYLGRPRFTPESAERTATPGVATGLAVTGAGGDVLFIEATSMEGEPGLTLTGQLGDVMKESAHIALSYLRSNGKRLGIDPNALAAKRIHLHVPAGAVPKDGPSAGITMVTALASLATGRPVRPEFGMTGEVTLSGRVLPIGGVKQKLLAAHRAGLTEVIIPARNEPDLDDLPQEVRDALTIHVLGDVSDVLALALRPADERELLAAA is encoded by the coding sequence ATGGCAACTCTTCCCGTCCTGCCGTTGACCGATGCCGTCCTGCTGCCTGGCATGACCATCCCGGTCACTCTCGACAACAACACCCAGGCCGCCGTCGACGCCGCGCGCGCCGCCGGCGACAACCGCGTGCTCGCCGTGCCTCGTGTTGACGGCGAGTACGGGTCGATCGGCGTCGAGGCGCTGATCGAGAAGGTGGGCCGCCTGCCCAGTGGCGAGCCCGCCGCCGTCATCCGTGGCCTGTCCCGGGCGCGGATCGGGTCCGGCGTGCCCGGCCCCGGCGCCGCCCTCTGGGTCGAGGCCACCGAACTGACCGAGACCCCGCCCGCGGGCAAGGCCCGTGAGCTGGCGAGCGAATACAAGGCCCTGGTCAAGTCCGTGCTCCAGCAGCGCGGCGCCTGGCAGGTCATCGACGCCGTCGAGCGGATGACCGACCTGTCGGAGCTGGCCGACTCGGCCGGCTACGCGCCGTGGCTCACCCTCGAGCAGAAGATCGAGCTGCTCGGCGCGCCCGACGTGACGGCCCGGCTCGAGCTGCTGGTCGGCTGGGTGCGCGACTACCTGGCCGAGCAGGAGGTCACCGAGCGGATCACCAACGACGTCCGCGAGGGCCTCGAGAAGTCGCAGCGCGAGTTCCTGCTGCGGCAGCAGCTCGCCGCCATCCGCAAGGAGCTGGGCGAGGACGAGCCCGACGGCTCGGCCGACTACCGCTCCCGCGTGGAGGCCGCCGACCTGCCCGAGAAGGTGCGCGAGGCGGCGATGCGCGAGGTCGGCAAGCTGGAGCGCGCGAGCGACCAGTCGCCCGAGACCTCGTGGATCCGGACCTGGCTCGACACCGTGCTCGAGATGCCGTGGTCGACCCGCACCGACGACAACACCGACCTCAAGGCGGCGCGCGAGGTGCTCGACGCCGACCACGCCGGCCTGGCCGACGTGAAGGACCGCATCCTCGAATACCTCGCGGTCCGCAACCGGCGTGCCGAGCGCAACCTGCAGGTCGTCGGCGGCCGTGGCTCCGGCGCGGTGCTGGCCCTCGGTGGGCCGCCCGGTGTCGGCAAGACCAGCCTCGGCGAGTCCGTCGCCCGGGCCCTCGGGCGGAAGTTCGTCCGGGTCAGCCTCGGCGGCGTGCGTGACGAGGCCGAGATCCGTGGCCACCGCCGCACCTATGTCGGCTCGGCACCGGGTCGGATCGTCCGGGCGCTGCGCGAGGCGGGCTCCATGAACCCGGTCGTGCTGCTCGACGAGGTCGACAAGCTGGCCGTCGGCTACTCCGGCGACCCGGCCGCGGCCCTGCTCGAGGTGCTCGACCCGGCCCAGAACCACACCTTCCGCGACCACTACCTGGAGGTCGACCTCGACCTCTCGGACGTGCTGTTCCTCGCGACCGCCAACGTCGTCGAGAACATCCCGGGCCCGCTGCTGGACCGGATGGAGCTCGTGACGCTCGACGGCTACACCGAGGAGGAGAAGGTGGCCATCGGCCGCGACCACCTGTGGCCGCGGCAGGTCGAGCGGGCCGGTCTCGCCGCCGACGAGGTGTCGATCACCGATGCGGCGCTCGGCGCGATCGCCGGTGAGTACACCCGTGAGGCGGGCGTACGGCAGCTCGAGCGCGCGCTGGCCAAGGTGCTCCGCAAGGTCGCGGTGGCGCTGGCGTCCGAGTCGGCCCCGATCCGGGTCGACGAGACGGACCTCGTCCGCTACCTCGGCCGCCCCCGGTTCACGCCGGAGTCGGCGGAGCGCACGGCGACGCCCGGTGTGGCCACCGGCCTGGCGGTCACGGGCGCGGGTGGTGACGTGCTGTTCATCGAGGCCACCTCGATGGAGGGCGAGCCCGGCCTGACCCTGACCGGCCAGCTGGGTGACGTCATGAAGGAGTCGGCGCACATCGCGCTCTCCTACCTGCGGTCCAACGGCAAGCGGCTGGGCATCGACCCCAACGCCCTGGCGGCCAAGCGGATCCACCTGCACGTGCCGGCCGGCGCGGTGCCGAAGGACGGCCCGTCCGCGGGCATCACGATGGTCACCGCTCTGGCGTCGCTGGCGACCGGTCGCCCCGTCCGCCCGGAGTTCGGCATGACCGGCGAGGTCACCCTCTCCGGCCGCGTACTCCCGATCGGTGGTGTCAAGCAGAAGCTGCTGGCCGCCCACCGGGCCGGCCTGACGGAGGTCATCATCCCGGCCCGCAACGAGCCGGACCTGGACGACCTGCCGCAGGAGGTGCGGGACGCCCTGACCATCCACGTGCTGGGTGACGTCAGCGACGTGCTGGCCCTGGCCCTGCGCCCGGCCGACGAGCGCGAGCTCCTCGCCGCGGCATAA
- a CDS encoding TIGR03668 family PPOX class F420-dependent oxidoreductase: MTPAQARARFAAARVARLATVSGTGQPHLVPVTFAVAGDTVYSAVDAKPKRTTALKRLANIAAEPRVSLLVDEYDEDWSRLWWARADGTARVLPLADPEAARAAVLLGERYPAFVARGPVLAVDVARWSGWSAA, encoded by the coding sequence GTGACCCCGGCCCAGGCCCGGGCCCGGTTCGCCGCGGCCCGGGTCGCCCGCCTGGCGACCGTGTCGGGGACCGGCCAGCCGCACCTCGTGCCGGTCACGTTCGCGGTCGCCGGCGACACGGTCTACAGCGCCGTCGACGCGAAGCCGAAGCGCACGACGGCGCTGAAGCGGCTGGCCAACATCGCGGCCGAGCCGCGGGTGTCGCTGCTGGTCGACGAGTACGACGAGGACTGGTCGCGGCTGTGGTGGGCCCGGGCGGACGGGACCGCCCGGGTCCTGCCGCTCGCGGACCCGGAGGCCGCGCGGGCGGCCGTGTTACTGGGGGAGCGCTATCCGGCTTTCGTGGCGCGGGGTCCGGTGCTGGCGGTCGACGTGGCGCGTTGGTCGGGCTGGTCGGCCGCCTGA
- a CDS encoding TIGR03619 family F420-dependent LLM class oxidoreductase — protein sequence MEFGVGYFPTYDGMKPGEVARLAEERGADAIYFAEHSHIPAAETDRFPGQPVPSKYWKTYDLFVALTAAAAATSRLRVASGICLVIERDPIHTAKAVASVDHLSGGRLEFGVGAGWNRTEMRHHGTDPRVRMRVLQERVEAMKAIWTQHEASYSGRYVSFEGVRSYPKPAQKPHPPVLVGGAGPTVLDRVLAFGDAWFPNYHDGLVERIAELRSRAGRDVEVQVMSVPADPKIFEQLHDAGVRRVARWLPSGSRSRVERAFDEWEAAITEYNPE from the coding sequence ATGGAGTTCGGAGTCGGTTACTTCCCCACGTACGACGGCATGAAGCCCGGTGAGGTCGCGCGTCTCGCCGAGGAGCGGGGCGCGGACGCGATCTACTTCGCCGAGCACTCGCACATCCCCGCGGCCGAGACGGACCGCTTCCCGGGCCAGCCGGTGCCCAGCAAGTACTGGAAGACGTACGACCTGTTCGTCGCCCTGACCGCGGCCGCCGCGGCGACCAGCCGGCTGCGCGTGGCCAGTGGCATCTGCCTGGTCATCGAGCGCGACCCCATCCACACCGCCAAGGCCGTCGCCAGCGTCGACCATCTCTCCGGCGGCCGCCTCGAGTTCGGGGTCGGCGCCGGGTGGAACCGCACCGAGATGCGCCATCACGGCACGGATCCGCGCGTACGCATGCGCGTGCTCCAGGAGCGCGTCGAGGCGATGAAGGCCATCTGGACCCAGCACGAGGCGAGCTATTCCGGCCGCTACGTCTCGTTCGAGGGCGTCCGGTCCTACCCGAAGCCGGCCCAGAAGCCGCACCCGCCGGTCCTGGTCGGCGGGGCCGGCCCAACCGTGCTCGACCGGGTGCTGGCCTTCGGCGACGCCTGGTTCCCCAACTACCACGACGGGCTGGTCGAGCGGATCGCCGAGCTGCGCTCGCGGGCCGGGCGCGACGTCGAGGTGCAGGTGATGAGCGTCCCCGCCGACCCCAAGATCTTCGAGCAACTGCACGACGCGGGCGTACGCCGGGTGGCGCGCTGGCTGCCGTCGGGCTCCCGGTCGCGGGTTGAGCGGGCGTTCGACGAGTGGGAGGCGGCCATCACGGAGTACAACCCGGAGTGA
- a CDS encoding N-acetylmuramoyl-L-alanine amidase — translation MPNVPWLLDVLRGAGVSVVVEGDWLNRYRPGSFDPIGVLWHHTAATSSASNPHPALNVCINGRPDLAGPLCQALVDYHGVFHLISAGRCNHAGASRGSGPIPAGDGNTLMIGWEIDYNGVNQQMTTAQYNASIAATAAVLTRLGKDSSYARGHRETSTTGKIDPSFIDLNVMRADVAARMSGGGGTWSQIVDNTTAGRFTASANWGTSSYSAQRYGTDYRFADPVAASDPAWYKFAVPTAGTYRVDVWYAANAGYNTAAPYIVATSAGNQTVNVDQRSGGGGWRSIGTFNLPAGDANRVAVSRWTSGTGLVIADAIRLTRL, via the coding sequence ATGCCCAACGTGCCCTGGTTGCTCGACGTCCTGCGCGGCGCCGGCGTGTCGGTGGTCGTCGAAGGTGACTGGCTCAACCGCTACCGGCCCGGCTCGTTCGACCCGATCGGCGTGCTCTGGCACCACACCGCCGCCACCTCCAGCGCCAGCAACCCCCACCCGGCGCTGAACGTCTGCATCAACGGCCGGCCCGACCTGGCGGGGCCGCTGTGCCAGGCGCTGGTCGACTACCACGGCGTGTTCCACCTGATCTCCGCCGGCCGCTGCAACCACGCGGGCGCCAGCCGCGGCAGCGGGCCCATCCCGGCCGGCGACGGCAACACGCTCATGATCGGCTGGGAGATCGACTACAACGGCGTCAACCAGCAGATGACCACCGCGCAGTACAACGCGTCGATCGCCGCCACCGCCGCCGTGCTGACCCGGCTCGGCAAGGACTCCTCGTACGCCCGCGGGCACCGGGAGACCAGCACCACCGGCAAGATCGACCCGTCGTTCATCGACCTCAACGTGATGCGGGCCGACGTGGCCGCCCGGATGAGCGGTGGCGGCGGCACCTGGTCGCAGATCGTCGACAACACCACCGCCGGCCGGTTCACCGCCAGCGCCAACTGGGGCACGTCGTCCTACTCGGCGCAGCGCTACGGCACCGACTACCGGTTCGCCGACCCGGTCGCGGCCAGCGACCCCGCCTGGTACAAGTTCGCCGTGCCGACGGCGGGCACCTACCGGGTCGACGTCTGGTACGCGGCCAACGCCGGCTACAACACGGCGGCGCCCTACATCGTCGCCACCTCGGCGGGCAACCAGACCGTCAACGTCGACCAGCGCTCGGGCGGCGGCGGCTGGCGTTCGATCGGCACGTTCAACCTGCCGGCCGGCGACGCCAACCGGGTCGCGGTCAGCCGCTGGACGTCCGGCACCGGCCTGGTGATCGCCGACGCGATCCGGCTCACCCGCCTCTGA
- a CDS encoding DUF1992 domain-containing protein, which translates to MSDRIESLIEARIRAARENGEFDDLPGAGKPLPGHSEPYDEQWWLKEFARREGISGGAMLPPSIQLARQVERLPDEVRRLPSEQRVRETVAALNREILDYQLRPSQPFVPVRRVDADAMVALWREALEARFAAARRPAPEQPRPRPRRRWFRRSEPPDDA; encoded by the coding sequence ATGAGCGACCGGATCGAGTCCCTCATCGAAGCGCGGATCCGTGCCGCCCGGGAGAACGGCGAGTTCGACGATCTCCCGGGCGCCGGCAAGCCGCTGCCCGGCCACTCCGAGCCCTACGACGAGCAGTGGTGGCTCAAGGAGTTCGCCCGCCGCGAGGGCATCTCCGGCGGGGCCATGCTGCCACCGTCGATCCAGCTGGCCCGCCAGGTCGAACGGCTGCCCGACGAGGTGCGGCGGCTGCCCTCGGAGCAGCGGGTCCGCGAGACGGTCGCCGCGCTCAACCGCGAGATCCTCGACTACCAGCTCCGCCCGTCGCAGCCGTTCGTCCCGGTCCGCCGGGTCGACGCCGACGCGATGGTGGCGCTGTGGCGCGAGGCGCTGGAGGCCCGGTTCGCGGCGGCCCGCCGGCCGGCGCCGGAACAACCGCGGCCGCGACCCCGGCGGCGCTGGTTCCGGCGCTCAGAACCCCCAGACGACGCGTAG
- a CDS encoding DUF1345 domain-containing protein has product MSTTPSPPRTQRILGWHGPAIRRAWVVVVLWAVVATGLAVSPVGWELAVIAGWDAASLAFLGSVWPIFMTANGAKTEKLASREDQTHGSATALLAAASVVSLLGVGFALGEAANEHGTYRGVLIGIAVLTVASAWVTMNTVYTLRYAKLDYQSHGVRIDFGQPVSEHKPTYRDFAYLAFTIGMTYQVSDTTLRSSPVRRTALGHALLSYVFGVAIVAGAINLLAGLVNN; this is encoded by the coding sequence GTGTCCACCACGCCCTCGCCCCCGCGGACACAGCGCATCCTGGGCTGGCACGGCCCGGCGATCCGCCGGGCCTGGGTGGTGGTCGTGCTGTGGGCGGTCGTCGCGACGGGGCTCGCCGTGAGCCCGGTCGGCTGGGAGCTCGCGGTGATCGCGGGCTGGGACGCCGCCTCCCTGGCGTTCCTCGGTTCGGTCTGGCCGATCTTCATGACCGCCAACGGGGCCAAGACGGAGAAGCTGGCCAGCCGCGAGGACCAGACGCACGGCTCGGCGACCGCCCTGCTGGCGGCGGCGAGCGTCGTCAGCCTGCTGGGCGTCGGGTTCGCGCTCGGCGAGGCCGCCAACGAGCACGGCACCTACCGCGGCGTGCTGATCGGCATCGCGGTGCTGACGGTGGCCTCGGCCTGGGTAACCATGAACACGGTCTACACGCTGCGGTACGCGAAGCTCGACTACCAGAGCCACGGTGTCCGCATCGACTTCGGCCAGCCGGTCTCGGAGCACAAGCCGACCTACCGCGACTTCGCCTACCTGGCGTTCACGATCGGCATGACCTACCAGGTCTCCGACACGACACTGCGCAGCTCACCGGTCCGCCGGACGGCCCTGGGCCACGCGCTGCTCTCGTACGTCTTCGGCGTCGCGATCGTCGCCGGGGCGATCAACCTGCTGGCCGGGCTGGTCAACAACTAA
- a CDS encoding Gfo/Idh/MocA family oxidoreductase, with amino-acid sequence MDTPIRVGLVGAGHWAEVMHGPTLAAGPETTLTGVWARRPDAARRLAAQLGTTAADDFDALLDRCAAVAFAVPPDVQADLAVRAAEAGRHVLLEKPVALTVADAERVAKAVRDNGVVSQLVLTKRYHPATRAFLAAAAEFETIGARARYLHGGFLDGPFATGWRLDHGALVDLGPHLLDLVEAAVGRIETVTGHGASTGWLELTCAHRGGAVSQLSLSGSVRLPRSRAGVELYGRSGVLEIDFATIDHAECWPVLRSEFAHAVRTGTPHPLDADHGLRLQHLLVVDQPGQQVDRPGDDRDAEDVREQRVAQGRPADR; translated from the coding sequence GTGGACACACCGATCCGGGTCGGGCTCGTCGGCGCCGGCCACTGGGCCGAGGTGATGCACGGCCCGACCCTGGCCGCCGGGCCGGAGACCACGCTGACCGGGGTGTGGGCCCGCCGTCCCGACGCCGCCCGCCGCCTCGCCGCCCAGCTCGGCACCACGGCGGCCGACGACTTCGACGCCCTGCTCGACCGGTGTGCGGCGGTCGCCTTCGCGGTGCCGCCGGACGTCCAGGCCGACCTGGCCGTCCGCGCCGCCGAGGCCGGCCGCCACGTGCTGCTGGAGAAGCCCGTCGCCCTCACCGTCGCCGACGCCGAACGGGTCGCCAAGGCCGTCCGCGACAACGGCGTGGTGAGCCAGCTCGTGCTCACCAAGCGCTACCACCCCGCCACCCGGGCGTTCCTGGCCGCCGCGGCGGAGTTCGAGACCATCGGGGCCCGGGCTCGCTACCTGCACGGCGGTTTCCTCGACGGCCCGTTCGCCACGGGCTGGCGGCTCGACCACGGCGCCCTGGTCGACCTCGGCCCGCACCTGCTCGACCTCGTCGAGGCCGCGGTCGGCCGGATCGAGACGGTCACCGGGCACGGCGCGTCGACGGGCTGGCTGGAGTTGACCTGCGCCCACCGCGGCGGGGCGGTCAGCCAGCTCTCGCTGTCGGGCTCGGTGCGGCTGCCGCGGTCGCGCGCGGGGGTCGAGCTGTACGGGCGGTCCGGCGTACTCGAGATCGATTTCGCGACCATCGACCACGCCGAGTGCTGGCCGGTGCTGCGGTCCGAGTTCGCCCACGCCGTGCGCACCGGCACACCGCACCCCCTGGACGCCGACCACGGACTCCGCCTGCAACACCTGTTAGTTGTTGACCAGCCCGGCCAGCAGGTTGATCGCCCCGGCGACGATCGCGACGCCGAAGACGTACGAGAGCAGCGCGTGGCCCAGGGCCGTCCGGCGGACCGGTGA
- a CDS encoding helix-turn-helix transcriptional regulator, with the protein MPAVRRRLALTAALVGCFLWAMIIMGLAFAFVERGAEQWWLVFVFGAVVLVVAVAVTGAFRRGSPAARPTEATADAAATAPPVGTAIPASEPPAYVSAIAASAPVASGATMTVSPPVAGGAEMTVSPGAGGAASSAVPVEQLSPREHEVLGHLAAGRSNREIAAALHLAQGTVKAHLNHIFRKLGATTRLQAVARARDAGLLDK; encoded by the coding sequence ATGCCCGCCGTGCGTCGGCGCCTTGCCCTCACGGCGGCGCTGGTGGGCTGCTTCCTGTGGGCGATGATCATCATGGGGCTGGCGTTCGCGTTCGTCGAGCGGGGCGCCGAGCAGTGGTGGCTGGTGTTCGTGTTCGGCGCCGTCGTGCTGGTCGTCGCGGTCGCCGTCACCGGCGCGTTCCGCCGCGGATCCCCGGCGGCGCGACCGACCGAGGCCACCGCCGACGCGGCGGCGACCGCACCGCCGGTTGGGACCGCGATCCCGGCGTCGGAGCCGCCTGCGTACGTCAGCGCCATCGCTGCGTCAGCGCCCGTTGCGAGCGGCGCCACGATGACGGTGTCGCCGCCCGTGGCAGGCGGTGCCGAGATGACGGTGTCGCCCGGTGCGGGTGGTGCTGCTTCGTCGGCCGTGCCGGTCGAGCAGTTGAGCCCGCGCGAGCACGAGGTGCTCGGGCACCTGGCGGCCGGCCGGTCCAACCGGGAGATCGCCGCCGCCCTGCACCTGGCGCAGGGGACCGTCAAGGCCCACCTCAACCACATCTTCCGCAAACTCGGCGCCACGACCCGGCTGCAGGCCGTCGCCCGGGCGCGGGATGCCGGGCTGCTCGACAAATAA
- a CDS encoding ROK family protein: MPTRDRPPAQGGPPGSPVVVRGAAGNQNSAGHLLWLVRTGRARTRSELQAYTGLSRSTLVARIDALRAAGFLRRSGVEESTGGRPAELLEFDTDHGVVLVADLGANHARAAVLDAGGTLLREEHEHIKIGEGPAFVLDWVDAAFGRLLGAAGQSRDRVRGIGVGVPGPVEYDAGVVTEPPIMPGWDGIPIADRLRATWGCPVFVDNDANLMALGEQVAYFPDTPALLLVKVATGIGAGIVVDGRVYRGIDGGAGDIGHVRLSSFPDARCECGLYGCLSAVASGLALAQRLTSGGTPTQSGPELIERIRDGHGEAVHLAREAGRLVGEVLATVVCVINPGVLVIAGDLAETHFVTGVREMLYTYALPRATRHLEVTTSRLGPQSAVTGAHAMVVDEIYSPSAVDAELAATPTASPVAR, encoded by the coding sequence GTGCCGACAAGGGATAGGCCGCCGGCCCAGGGCGGTCCGCCAGGTTCGCCGGTCGTCGTCCGCGGTGCGGCCGGCAACCAGAACTCGGCCGGGCACCTGCTCTGGCTGGTCCGCACCGGCCGGGCCCGCACCCGGTCGGAGCTCCAGGCCTATACCGGGCTGTCCCGGTCGACGCTGGTGGCCCGGATCGACGCGCTCCGGGCGGCGGGCTTCCTGCGCCGCTCCGGTGTGGAGGAGTCGACCGGGGGCCGGCCGGCCGAGCTGCTCGAGTTCGACACCGACCACGGCGTGGTGCTGGTCGCCGACCTGGGCGCCAACCACGCCCGGGCGGCGGTGCTCGACGCGGGCGGCACGCTGCTCCGCGAGGAACACGAACACATCAAGATCGGCGAGGGTCCGGCGTTCGTGCTGGACTGGGTCGACGCGGCGTTCGGCCGGCTCCTGGGCGCCGCGGGGCAGTCGCGCGACCGGGTCCGGGGGATCGGCGTCGGGGTGCCCGGCCCGGTCGAATACGACGCCGGCGTGGTCACCGAGCCGCCGATCATGCCCGGCTGGGACGGGATCCCGATCGCCGACCGCCTCCGGGCGACCTGGGGCTGCCCGGTCTTCGTCGACAACGACGCCAACCTGATGGCGCTCGGCGAGCAGGTCGCGTACTTCCCGGACACCCCGGCCCTGCTCCTGGTCAAGGTGGCGACCGGGATCGGCGCGGGGATCGTCGTCGACGGCCGGGTCTACCGGGGGATCGACGGCGGCGCCGGCGACATCGGCCACGTCCGGCTGTCGTCCTTCCCCGACGCGCGCTGCGAGTGCGGCCTTTACGGGTGCCTGTCGGCGGTGGCCAGCGGCCTGGCCCTGGCGCAGCGGCTGACCAGCGGCGGCACGCCGACGCAGTCAGGCCCGGAACTGATCGAGCGCATCAGGGACGGCCACGGCGAGGCGGTCCACCTGGCCCGCGAGGCCGGCCGCCTGGTCGGCGAGGTCCTGGCCACGGTCGTCTGCGTCATCAACCCCGGCGTGCTGGTGATCGCCGGCGACCTGGCCGAGACCCATTTCGTGACCGGGGTACGCGAGATGCTCTACACGTACGCCCTGCCCCGCGCGACCCGGCACCTCGAGGTCACCACCAGCCGGCTCGGGCCGCAGTCGGCGGTGACCGGCGCCCACGCGATGGTGGTCGACGAGATCTACTCCCCGAGCGCGGTCGACGCCGAGCTCGCCGCCACCCCGACGGCTAGCCCCGTGGCGCGGTGA
- a CDS encoding carbohydrate ABC transporter permease, which translates to MDRATFETRLFGVLRWVVIAILIVVTLFPFYYMVLLSIRPIEAVLGDPGGLWAGPAEWTLSTYREVLGSTGSGGQGFLRLIGNTLLVATAATVLTLLISLPGSYAVSRLQFVGRRQVHFLFLAVYLFPAILLAIPLFTVFTRLGLRGSLAGLIFVYIAQTIPVSVYMLRNYLTTIPESLEEAAAVDGYTRLQTLRKVILPLAAPAVMANALYVFMIAWNEYLFALLFLVENRDNWTVSLGLAQLSGGIEVSKTVLMAGSVVLTLPIVIIFFATERLLTEGLTAGADKG; encoded by the coding sequence ATGGACCGCGCGACCTTCGAGACCCGGCTGTTCGGCGTGCTGCGCTGGGTGGTGATCGCGATCCTGATCGTGGTCACGCTGTTCCCCTTCTACTACATGGTGCTGCTGTCGATCCGGCCGATCGAGGCGGTGCTGGGCGATCCGGGCGGCCTGTGGGCGGGGCCGGCGGAGTGGACGCTGTCGACCTACCGGGAGGTGCTCGGCTCGACCGGGTCCGGCGGCCAGGGGTTCCTGCGGCTGATCGGCAACACGCTGCTGGTGGCCACCGCCGCCACGGTGCTGACGCTGCTCATCTCGCTGCCCGGCTCGTACGCCGTGAGCCGTCTGCAGTTCGTCGGTCGCCGGCAGGTGCACTTCCTGTTCCTGGCGGTCTATCTCTTCCCGGCGATCCTGCTGGCCATCCCGCTGTTCACGGTGTTCACCCGGCTCGGGCTGCGCGGCTCGCTGGCCGGTCTGATCTTCGTCTACATCGCGCAGACGATCCCGGTCTCGGTCTACATGCTGCGCAACTACCTGACCACGATCCCGGAAAGTCTCGAAGAGGCCGCCGCGGTCGACGGTTACACACGGTTACAAACCCTGCGTAAGGTAATCTTGCCGCTCGCGGCACCGGCCGTGATGGCGAACGCACTCTACGTTTTCATGATCGCGTGGAACGAGTACCTGTTCGCCTTGTTGTTCCTGGTCGAGAACCGTGACAACTGGACGGTCTCGCTCGGACTGGCCCAGCTGTCCGGAGGCATCGAAGTGAGCAAGACGGTTTTGATGGCCGGCTCGGTGGTGCTTACCCTGCCCATCGTGATCATCTTCTTTGCCACCGAGCGGCTGCTGACGGAGGGGCTGACCGCCGGTGCCGACAAGGGATAG
- a CDS encoding sugar ABC transporter permease gives MVATREDRPAAPEQRRRPARRPLTRAQRENRAGLVYLSPTFLVVLVVVVVPILWTILLAFQRLRLINIRRTGLFGEFTLRNFEYVFTSPGFWSSLWTTLVYTIGGTAFSIIFGLIAALALRKRFPGRTFVRASVLLPYVAPVVAVTFVWEIMLSPQFGVANNWGTRFLGWDRPIAFLSQREYSLWGVDIPLALITVIVFEAWRYFPFAFLFILARLQAVPKDLEEAAVVDGAAPTQLFRHILLPQLGAVIALLSVLRFIMTFNKFDDVWLLTGGGAGTQVTSVRVYEFLTARLDVGAAAAQGLVLAAALVLLLVLYLKFFAPRVEGES, from the coding sequence ATGGTCGCGACCCGCGAGGACCGGCCGGCGGCGCCCGAGCAGCGCCGCCGGCCGGCGCGCCGGCCACTGACCCGCGCGCAGCGGGAGAACCGGGCCGGCCTGGTCTACCTGTCGCCGACGTTCCTGGTCGTGCTGGTCGTGGTCGTCGTGCCGATCCTCTGGACGATCCTGCTGGCCTTCCAGCGGCTCCGGCTGATCAACATCCGGCGCACCGGCCTGTTCGGCGAGTTCACGCTCCGCAACTTCGAGTACGTGTTCACCTCGCCCGGCTTCTGGAGCTCGCTCTGGACGACGCTGGTCTACACGATCGGCGGCACCGCGTTCTCGATCATCTTCGGGCTGATCGCCGCGCTGGCGCTGCGCAAGCGGTTCCCGGGGCGCACCTTCGTGCGGGCCAGCGTGCTGCTGCCCTACGTGGCGCCCGTGGTCGCGGTGACGTTCGTCTGGGAGATCATGCTCAGCCCGCAGTTCGGCGTCGCCAACAACTGGGGCACCCGGTTCCTCGGCTGGGACCGGCCGATCGCGTTCCTCAGCCAGCGCGAATACAGCCTCTGGGGCGTCGACATCCCGCTCGCGCTGATCACGGTGATCGTGTTCGAGGCCTGGCGCTACTTCCCGTTCGCGTTCCTGTTCATCCTGGCCCGGCTCCAGGCGGTGCCCAAGGACCTGGAGGAGGCGGCCGTCGTCGACGGCGCCGCGCCGACCCAGCTCTTCCGGCACATCCTGCTGCCGCAGCTCGGCGCCGTGATCGCGTTGCTGTCGGTGCTGCGGTTCATCATGACGTTCAACAAGTTCGACGACGTCTGGCTGCTCACCGGCGGTGGGGCGGGCACCCAGGTGACCAGCGTCCGGGTCTACGAGTTCCTCACCGCCCGGCTCGACGTCGGCGCGGCCGCCGCGCAAGGCCTCGTGCTCGCCGCCGCCCTGGTGCTCCTGCTGGTGCTCTATCTCAAGTTCTTCGCGCCGCGGGTGGAGGGGGAGTCCTGA